The Raphanus sativus cultivar WK10039 chromosome 2, ASM80110v3, whole genome shotgun sequence genome includes a region encoding these proteins:
- the LOC108828891 gene encoding alpha-galactosidase 1, which yields MRRRERSEMVKMTLLMMVVMMSSMLMTMVDSSRTVQRARDDSEILRRHLLANGLGVTPPMGWNSWNHFNCNINEKVIKETADALVTTGLSKLGYNYVNIDDCWAELARDKKGKLVPKKSTFPSGIKALADYVHSKGLKLGIYSDAGYLTCSKTMPGSLGYEEKDAKTFAEWGIDYLKYDNCNHDGSRPTVRYPVMTRALMKSGRPIFHSLCEWGDMHPALWGAPIGNSWRTTNDISDNWSSMISIADMNEIYAEHARPGGWNDPDMLEVGNGGMTKDEYIVHFSIWAISKAPLLLGCDIRNMNKETMEIVANKEVIAINQDPHGVQAKKARMEGDIQVWAGPLSGYRVALLLLNRGPKRSDIAAFWDDIEIPANSIVEARDLWEHKTLKQKFVGKLTATVDSHACKLYILKPVA from the exons atgagaagaagagagagaagtgagatggtgaagatgacGCTACTTATGATGGTGGTTATGATGTCGTCAATGTTGATGACGATGGTTGACTCTTCTAGAACAGTCCAACGAGCCCGTGACGACTCGGAGATCTTAAGAAGACATTTGCTAGCTAATGGCCTCGGCGTCACTCCTCCCATGGG GTGGAACAGCTGGAACCATTTCAACTGTAACATTAACGAAAAAGTCATCAAAGAAACTG CTGATGCTTTGGTTACCACTGGCCTCTCTAAGCTCGGTTACAACTATGTTAACATCG ATGATTGCTGGGCTGAACTTGCTCGTGACAAAAAG GGGAAACTGGTGCCCAAGAAGTCAACGTTCCCTTCTGGTATTAAAGCGCTTGCGGATTATGTACACAGCAAGGGTCTTAAGCTCGGGATTTACTCTGATGCAGG GTATTTGACATGCAGCAAAACCATGCCTGGCTCTCTAGGCTATGAGGAGAAAGATGCCAAGACATTTGCAGAATGG GGAATAGATTACTTGAAGTATGACAACTGCAACCACGATGGCTCGAGACCAACGGTCAGGTATCCAGTTATGACACGCGCTCTGATGAAATCTGGCCGCCCCATCTTTCACTCCTTGTGCGAATG GGGGGACATGCATCCAGCTCTATGGGGAGCTCCAATAGGCAACAGTTGGAGAACTACTAATGACATCAGTGATAACTGGTCTAG TATGATATCAATTGCAGACATGAACGAAATCTATGCTGAGCATGCAAGGCCTGGTGGCTGGAACG ATCCGGATATGCTTGAAGTGGGTAATGGAGGGATGACTAAAGACGAGTACATAGTCCATTTCAGCATATGGGCGATCTCAAAGGCTCCTCTTCTACTTGGCTGTGACATAAGAAACATGAACAAAGAGACTATGGAGATTGTGGCAAACAAGGAGGTCATTGCTATTAATCAAG ATCCACATGGTGTTCAGGCCAAGAAAGCTAGAATGGAAGGTGATATCCAAGTTTGGGCAGGACCATTGTCAGGTTACAGAGTAGCTTTGCTACTGTTGAACCGTGGACCAAAACGATCTGACATTGCTGCTTTTTGGGATGATATTGAAATCCCTGCAAATAGCATTGTTGAAGCCAGAGATCTATGGGAG CACAAGACATTGAAGCAAAAGTTTGTAGGGAAGTTGACGGCAACAGTTGATTCTCATGCTTGCAAGTTGTATATTCTCAAACCTGTTGCATGA
- the LOC108841273 gene encoding uncharacterized protein LOC108841273 yields MNSPTHLPSHFSLSLFTIKQLSHFSTMSYSFKQASQTSNREKKKKKKMSDWGPVLVTVILFVMLTPGLLFQLPGRQRYVEFGNFQTSAVSVIVHSLLYFSLVCVFLLALKIHIYIA; encoded by the coding sequence ATGAACTCTCCGACCCACCTTCCTTCacatttctctctttctctctttactATAAAACAGCTCTCTCATTTCTCTACCATGTCGTATTCGTTCAAGCAAGCATCACAAACATCCaacagagaaaagaagaagaagaagaaaatgtcGGATTGGGGACCGGTGCTAGTGACGGTGATACTCTTCGTGATGCTCACGCCAGGACTTCTGTTTCAGTTGCCTGGACGACAAAGATACGTTGAGTTTGGTAATTTTCAGACAAGTGCTGTCTCCGTTATCGTGCATTCCCTTCTCTACTTCTCCCTTGTCTGCGTCTTCCTCCTCGCTCTCAAAATTCACATCTACATCGCCTAA